The Scatophagus argus isolate fScaArg1 chromosome 12, fScaArg1.pri, whole genome shotgun sequence genome includes the window ACAGCCGATGTGGGGAATGCTGGGTTTACCACCCTGTGAGTCAGCTCAGTGctcactgcagctcagtggCCATGATGTGTGCAGAGATGATTCACTTACATACGTTTAAGCACTTCTGAGGCCATATTTAGTGTTAATCTTACCTTTAGAAGTTCCCACATTGCATAAGAACATAGTAGAAGTAAATGAAACGAATGGTATTTGTTCACTATGTCCTTTGTGCATGTTGGTGTGTACTGAGGTGCGTCTAGGATGGAGGCTGTGTGTTTGGGGAAGTGAATGAGGATGGGGAGATGACTGGTGAATCTGTAGCGTACATCTACCCCGACGGACGGACTGCTCTCTACGGAAGCTTTGTGGACGGGGAGCTAATCAAGGCTCGCCTTGCCACCGTGTCTTCCAGCGAGAGTGGAAGGCCGCACTTTGAAGTCACACCCAACAGTAAGTTCAGATGCCATCTTTGTAATGGGAAAGTTCAGGAACgtcttgagggaatttcttcaaatttggcacgAACTTGGACTCAAAGTTGAACTGATGAGAATTTGGTCAAgctcaaaggtcactgtgacctcgTTAAGTACAATTCATAACAGAGTCAGAATGGGATAAAATGACGAAGGGATGATATTTTATATGAAGAAGGTTAAAGGTCAGcgtcactgtgacatcatagtgttttctgtccattattcaacagcatcactcaggaacagaaggCAGATTGTGACCAGTTTTCACATCAGGTCACATACTGACTCGGTGACTCTAATCTTgagtgtccaccttgaaactcTCAGAATTTGTATTATTCCCttgaatcatttaaaaaataatactaaattacacaaaatatctGTGTTGACCATATACTCAGCATTGAATGAGTCTCTGACAGACATGGGTGTAAACTTCAACTTGACTATTTGGTGGAAGTATGGAACCACATGGCAGTAACTCTAGTCCCCATGTAGTTCAAGCAAGAAAAAttgtgaaaagaaagaaaaaagtgtgtacacatgtacacaattCAAAGGCAGTGATACAGTTTTCACTGTGTATACCACATCTAAGTAAACAATGTTCACTAGGAGTTATATATATGTTGTTTATCCTTAAGCCTGTGTCACATTTAACGAATTCATCATGTACATTTTGGGCGTATTTGGGTGTGAATCTTGGAGTAGTTAAATGTGATGTGCTGGAAACTGGATGAGTTGTGCTGCACTCGCAGTCCTGGTTTGTATTCTGCTTGTGTTTACTGGAGAGAAGCATTTGTGCAAACGACTGGACATTATGACATATTCCGTTTTTAAGGTCCTGTGTACTCGTACGACAAGTCAACATCCACCTGTATCGCCACCCACACGCTGCTTCCTGACCCTTACGAGAGCCAAAGGTGAGTAAGCTTTATGCTGACGGGTGACATCTGAGTTCACCGGCAGAATTAGGATGATACTGCGGCACAACCATGTGAGGACTGTGCTTCACGCTGCCGCCACGTTGTCTCCGTGTGTCACAGAGCGTTTGTGGCGGACTCCATGATCAGAGGAGCAGGACAGGGCCTGTTTGCCAAGACAGATGCTGAAAGTAACACTGTGATGGCTTTTTACAACGGAGTACGCATCACGCACACCGAGGTATGACCCACGTGTAAAGACAGATCGTTCAGAGCAGTGATTCATTTAAACAGTTCAAATAGTTAAAAGCAATGGTGGTTAAAATAGATGGCTTGGATAAGTGCATGTGGAGAGATGGATCAGTCATTGAAATATTTAGCTAAAATTAATACTAAATGAGAAAGTGTTGCATTTTTGTCACTGTTGACATGTATccttagttttctgtttttaaactaATCATattgctgatttgttttttcgTGACTCAATGGACTCCTCAGGTGGACAGCAGAGACTGGGCACTGAATGGGAACACAATCTCATTGGATGAGGAGACAGTGATCGACGTCCCTCAGCCTTTTGACCAGATGGAGAAATACTGTGCCTCTCTGGGTCACAAGGCAAACCACTCCTTCACCCCCAACTGCAAATATGACCCGTGAGTAtgaagtgacagcagcagaggatggggtgggggtgggggggcagcaATGTTTGTTGCAGAGTCTTTTCCCACCTTCCATGTAGTGGCTTTCATTGCATCGCACAATCTTCCTCAGCAGACCACATGATTTGCAGGTGTTCAAATTTCCTGTTCTCTGAACGCTTACAGGACTTCGTGTCCATGCTACCTTAACTAAGTAACTaatccaaacaaaaatatatttcaaatcATATTCATATGTAACTAAACTTGGGTAAACTAAACCAACTTAAAATGTAGTGCAATAACTGAACCTAAAATGACTGAAGATAGAAGTCGTCTCCTGattcagatgaaagaaaaatggactAAAGGTGTAAAAGGTGACTTTGTGTGACAGGAGCCATGTGGGAAATCAAACTCTGGTGACTGACAGTTTAGCTCAAAGACCCCACGAGGAAATAACCGATGATAAGCATTATTAGTATTATCAGAAAGCAAACTGACCACATGTCATTAATATTGAGTGACAGGTAGGTACGGGAGGAAACAACAGCATCTCGTGCAGTAATGATTCAGAGCTTATTACTGTCTGATCGCTTTTACATGCTTCTTAATGCCCTTAATGGACTGATAACgtacacagagtacacacaaacagcagatttaatatctttttttttggcaggtTTGTCCACCCGCGTTTTGGGCCTATCAAGTGCATCCGAACCTTGAGGGCTGTGCAGAAAGACGAGGAGCTAATGGTTGCTTATGGTTATGATCATGAGCCAGTGGGAAAGAACGGCCCTGAGGCCCCTGATTGGTAcaagcaggagctggaggagttCCAGCAGAAACAGACGGCTTCCACTGGCCAATAAGAATACAGATTAATTCCTCtggacagttaaaaaaaatccaaaacctTCTACCTGTGCTGCCAACTTACAAGACTCCTGCAGCATTATGACACCTGATAtcccctgcagctgcagaccACATGGTGGATGTTTGAAATTCAAATGGGATAAAGCTTGAGCAGTTCAGTATGAATGAAGGTCTTGGAGATCCAAGGCCTCAGAAGGGCAAATACTATGCAAAAAAACCAAATGTTATTGGAGGAGACATGTCTCTGGCTTGAGgtgttgttctgctgttctTCAGCATTTCTTCTTCATTAGTGTTCGAGGCAGGTGGGTTTTTCAATGGCTGATGgcaatgtctttcttttttgcatcTGATGAAATACAATAGATTAATAACAGCAAATGACACACAGAGTTGCTGAacttaaattaacatttatttaaccctgatgtctgtgttgtttctgtttgtttaagcAGACATGCACTCTGGCAGAAGAGTACATATTTTTGGCTCAGTAGAATACTGCCTTTTAAGATGAGATTTCTGTCCCGACATCTAAATAGTAACATATAAAAAATACTACATCAGTATTTggcatcaaaaacaaaacaaaaaaaaaaacaaaagtcattcTATGCACATTACAATCTAATATATGTGGTTATTTTAGCCAGTAACATGATGTTTTAGATTcaatttttcttaattaatgGAAGGAAAACTGCATTATTCTATACATTATAACATATTTAATACAAGCCATATTGATGGTCTTAGATTTGCTGTCATTTAAGCTGGAAGAAATGTGCTAACATTTAGAACAGACAATGGAGACTGAGGAAATTCGGGCAAATATTTGTGGGAATTATAGTGTAGGCCTCAAAGCTAATTTTCTCACCATCTTCCCAAAACTGTCCTGAAGCATATTTTGCGTATTTCTGTTTGTGGACAGACTTGGTCATAAGCAAAATAGCTAATCTAAGCGATCGAATGCATCAATAACTTTGTTCACTTGCATTGCACAGCCTGATCAGCAGGGACAATCgcagaggaagagaaacgtGCACATAAGCTCAGATGTGTCTGCAGACATTTTAGTTTAAATTGGCCTTGTGAGCAAAGGCAAAAGTCATGCTGATTATCACAAAATGCCAAATATCAGCCTGACTAATCAGTTTAGCACAGCTCCTTATCATACATTGTTCATATGGATGCCAAGATGTATGTGCTTATGGAGGTTATAAATTTAGGATATGATGAGAAGCTATTGCATTTTTTCCTTAGTTCTCACTATTTTCACTTAACTGTGTGTCAGCCAGTTGCTTTAAGCAGTGGTCGTACGGCTTTCTCTGATGTGTTGAGTTAAATAACCCTATCATACCACATTTTATCTgttaaaacagtttttcacTCATTATTTAAAGTAATTCATATGGCCCGATCCATAGATAGAAGTGTAACATTTTAAGCCTATTTGTTTACTTTATGGTAGGCTGTATGTTACATTGATTGTTTATAATATCTGAATTTGGTGAAGAACTGTATTTCCTGAGTTTTGTAGGGGTGATCTGTATTGGTAACACTGGTAGAAAATAACAGATGTTATTACATGTTATTACATGTATTACAGGAAATACTACATTGACCTGGTTCCACTTTTCTAACCTCAAATCTGTGCTCATACCATACAAAATAAAGTGCAACATGAATTAAATTCATAAACATGCCTCACTTATTTGGAATTAGAGTGTGTTTTTGCCATTTCTGCTATTTCAAACCACTATTCTTTTAATAAAGATGGGATAGTTTTTAGGGCCTCAGCTGAAATTCTTTTAGAAAATCAGCCATTTAAATTGGGCTTCTGTGAAAGACATCGACTGTACATACTGATTGACAAGGGAGCTCCCAACAAACCAAACCTAAACAACtgcatcgccccctggtggctggctgctgTACATGTCACATGTATATATGTCAAAGGTAAAAGACTATAAAAGGTTTTATAAAAAAAGTTCCTGGAAAAGCAGTTGCACTAATGCTAGTGCTGCAAGTAGGTTGCAGGTGGTAGTTTGATTCACAGGTACTTTAAGATTTGAAGATCAAACATGTTTGGATTTCGTGGATATTTTGCACCTGATGATGCAAGGGTGAACTTGGTTGAATTTGGCCAACAATTTATTCTGAAAGTTagaatttttaaaacacatttattattcaGTTCATGAAGAACGTTGCTAATATTTGTAGGTCAAGTACCTGGCAAGTCTATGGGGTATGTTATTTTACCCATTCCACTGGTCAAATGTATACTACAGGTTTTGAAGCAGAAGCTATTTAACTTAGACTCACAAATCCATATATCTGATTGAGGGAAACCGCATCCTCCTAAATGTGTATGGAGGGGAGGGGCGGGTCTTCACCGCCTGCGAAACCAAACTCTGGGCGACAAATTGCTCCTCttccctccacctgctgctggtcAGCCAGGTTAATGCATAAACTGCTAGTGAAACCAGCCCGCAATCCGGAAGATACACGGCACTGGAGACAAACAGTGTAAGTGCGGTTTTCTGGaatgaaaacaatataataaaatatcGCAGATTTCAGAAATATTTGCCGCTGTTGTCACCAACGAGCCTCATGTTTTTGACACAGAAAGCCCACAAACCAAACCGAGCATCAAGCGAAGTTAAAGTTTCAGCCACAAGCTGAACCGTGGAGGGATACCGTCTGGTATCAGTGGACTTTCCGGCGGGATAATACCTGGAGATGGACCGATACAGGTACTTCATTTTCAACCAGAAGAGCGTGCTCGTCCTCGGTATCCTCCAGATCGCTTGTGCTGGTCTTTGTGTAGTGTGTGGGTTCATGGACGCTGTTTTCCGTAAGGATACCCCGCTGAGTACCACCAGGACACCGGTCTGGGGAGGACTGGTGAGATATTGATCCTCTTTCATCAATAGTTAATCAATACGGGTTGTGTAAGCAGCATCAGATCATATGAACTGACTGTCGACCTCCGTGTTGTTCTGCAAGGGAAATAACGCGTTTGGCAGTAAAGTCGACACAATACTGAATGACTACtgaatggagtttggtgtgAACCTGAACTGAATGTGTCTTTATTGGGACCTTTTTTCCTGTTGAAACCTGTTGAAGCTGCTTGCTGTGTGTTGCCTTTGTTCCTGTCATTCATTCAGGCCGCTCTCGTCCCCCTTTAGCTCATGGTCTCTCCAGGTGTTCTGGCGCTGTTTGCCTcccaaaagaaaaactcagtGCTGGTAAGCGAGATGGTTTTTCAACTCCTCCTGCCTTGTCAAGGCAAGGTATCTCCAagttgcttttggttttccgGTAGAAAGAACAGTATCCCTTTGTGATTAAGGTATGGCGAGAATTAGGGATGCAATTAACAGTTATTTGAATCCCTGATAAATCTACTGAATATTCTCGAACTTGAATTGAGAACCTTCTCagttgctgtgaggcgacagtgctgcCCCTCAAATAATTGTTTagtatataaaatgtcaaaaaattgtgAATAAATGCTCATCAGAGTTTTCTAGGACCCAGAGTGACGTCTTcatgttgcttcttttgtccagtcaaacccaaagactcttcagtTACcgtcataaatgacaaagaaaagcacagatCCTGACacttaagaagctggaaccagcaaaagtttgacatttttgaatgaaaaatgcaaaatagaTGGCACCTAGTCTTCTTTCGACTGATTAATCGACTAATCATTGCGGTCCTAGCCAGAATTTAGTTTAAAACCAAGAAACAAGTGTTGATGTTAAGTCAGATATGTATTTTTAGTGTTTTGCTGAGATAAATACTCtcttacatacacatacattgtctttttgttgttgttgttgttgaacttgtcttcctgtctctgcaggtgAGTGTGATGGTAGTGACAGCAGGCCTGTcctgtgtggctgcagtgtttgtaTCAGGTTACTCCGGTTTGACACTCACCTATGGAGAGGAGGATCAAGAGGtcttccaccaccaccacagtcCTGAAGTGGTAACCaccacacgcgcacacacacacacacaaacacacacctttatGGTCGGAGTTTGAGCTTGGAGCTTGAAGCTTCGCAGCATAGTAGTGGGGCCTGACGATGTCATGCTGACTGAGTCCGTCAAAACTACTGACGAGGCTGGCATACATAGATTTGTATGAATATTCACGATATGCATTGATTATTCGTAATTATTGTTGTGACTCCATAATCCACTGGTCCTCAGTTTTCATGACTGAGTGTCAATCTAGACAGCCCGTATATAACCGAAGGCCCCACGGGTCCTCGTACCCATCAGCTCGTCTGAGGATTGTTATTGTAATGCCATTCAACATTCCTTTAAATTCCTTTGAGTATTGGTATTGGTAAAGTAACAAAATTACAACGTAAGCTTTTCAAGTCATTCATCTTTTCTTGTTATTCATGTTTCGTGCTGCACTTCAGAAAACTATGACCTGATCTTTCATATAGTGCCAGATTGGCGTTTGTTCTACACTTTGGTCTGTATTGTGAAATCTTGTCTGGCAGAGCTAACCATGCACATGGAGGGACATGTATGAATACATGGAGAGTGGGAAGTGCAAGAACAGTAACATCACAACTATGACTACTTAATACAAGTTTTATAAACTCTTTGTCTTAGCAAATTAATTTGTCTTTAACCTGTAAATAGTGTACTGTAATGTGCTCTTTTATGCAGCCTCTGGCACAAGAAATGTCCTTcaggattaataaagttctgtcttatcttatctgctCAGACGTTTGTGCTTCATCGGATGGTGAAGGGAGCCAACGCCACCATACTTCTGTCCTGCACCATCAGCTTGGTTCTCTCCTGCCTCATCGCCTTCGTGGGCTGCCGTAGTCTTCCATGTTGTGGCTGCTATGATAGCAGAACTGGATTGGTAGGGAAGAACACAGTTACCAGGAAATGGCTTTGAAATTGTATGTTTTGATGTTCCCACTTCTGTGACTTGCGGTCGCTTCATCTGTCAGTTGTGCTGTCCTCACACGCCACATAAGCAGGTTCCACCAGTAACGATGGCAGATTGACCACCCAAAACTCAACACAATGACTCTTTGATTCCAGACAGAGTTAGACAACAGCAGCTGGCTGTCAGTTTTGTTGGTGGAAATGCGAACTCGGTTAGTAAGTAACAAGTTTGCCTCTGGAGTGTTAAACTTTCCCAGGTGGAATAGAAAGCAAGACGGGGCCGCTGACTATTGTAGTTAGCTGATGATATGATCCTTGTCCTCACTTTGTTAGTGTTAGGCCAGCTGTGCGTACTAATGGTAAACTAGGACAGTTGTGACTGGCGGTCCTCTCAGACTGTGTACTTCACACAGCATAACCAGAGATCAGGACATGCAGTGGTGTATAACCTTGGTGTCAGATAAGAAACTCCAGTCtggtgttttttaatgttttgcctCCACTGAACCAAGCAAATTGTGTTGATTATTTTTAGAGCAAAGCTTGTTTCTTTCAAAGAATAATACTCACTTTGTAGATTAGAGTGACATTGTTGAAAGACaaagatgtgattttttttgtgtgttttgttttgtttttgtttttgtgtgtgcgcatgtggcAGGAAACACTGGTTCCTCAGTGTGACCCTGGGGACACCGAGATGGTTTGTACATGGCAAGGTAAGAACTGATCTCAAACATCGTCTCTAGGCTCATCCTGGCCCACAGCTGGTGCtcttactgctgtgtttttgtagtGTTGTGGTGTCGCTCGGCAATAAGCAGAGCTGTGATGTAGTTCTCTTCTGCGTCCAGCAGGAGGTGACGACAGGCTCTTCAACTCTCCGGCTCAGTCCACTGACTGTggcaaaacagaggaagaagagggtcCCTCCAAAGTGCCTCCGTACAGTAGACTGACCTGACATACACCCTCATTAGAGACCTGTCctacacatttcattttgcattttacacatttcagaGAAGAGGGGATTAATTCTAGGTTGTATTTCCTTAAAGTTGTGCCTAtgcatttctctcctttttgGGGGCGTGGACAGAGAGAATGAACCTCAAGTGAAGCCGAAGTCAAGTGGAAAGTCATCTAGAGATTTTTCAGAGATATGGGTTGTTTTTCTCTTATCAGACAAAGCACTTTGGACTATGACAGTGTCTTTATTTGCTCTTTGACCAAAGATTTCTGTCGCCAAACTCCTTTATACCTTGCCAAAGTTGAATACCTGCAAACTCTGTGACATGTCAAGACTTAAATGCTTCATTCCCTGCATGTTGTGTGAAAATGAGTTGTGTTCTCAATATGTAAATGCTAAGacattttatgtgtatttaacAAATAAATCCCAACAAGATGTTTGAGAGAAGTGATTCTGTACACAGATGGCTCCACGTTTTGAAATGTTCCAGGTGTTTTATTGCAAGGTTACACATGACAAAACCATTGCAACTACATGTTCCCTGTAGTTTATTTCATAAGTCATTTTGTGAGTTAATACCATCCTGTAATTGACCATTCTTTCTGGGCATTTGCAATAAGAGATACAGTAGCATTATTTGCTGTGCAtggctttaatttaaaaaaattaaggcAAAGGAAATTACAGTAGGACCTGGTGTGAAGgcagatggggggggggggggggggttatcaAAAACAAAGGGCACTTAAAGAACGGAAGAAAGCAGCAgccaaatgtaaaataatacacacacatggtgTCACATTGCTGGCAAGCCACAGAGATGTTCATGTTCTTGTTATTTCTGTCACACGTGCATAGCTTCTGACCATTGAGTCCTGAGACAAAAGACTGAAAGTCCCCATCTTTCAGTGAGACGTGAATGTGCACCATAAGCTGGAGGTGACCAGCATAGGAGCCCCAGGACCAGCTGTGCccaaaacaaacatccaaatCCACTAAAATGCAAAGCCTCTAACTAACAAAATGTAAGCTCTATGACTCTTCATGACACATGAACAAGTAAAGAACATCGGCATTTATCATACAGTGGTTTGCGAGACATGCTGAATATTGCAGCACAAGCTTACACACAGTGGGTGTAGGCATTCATGTCCATGTGGAGGAGCACGTTGCAAAGCCTTACACACACCAAGTGGTTGTCTATTTGATTCGCTGGCTAGCCTACGCAGTACTACACTCACCAATCTGGTTATTTTGCAACTCTTCAtacacagaggagaaaacaggcAAAATGCAATTAACAAAGACAATTCTCTCTAAAGTCCATTTACAAATTCCTTTGAGGTTCCCTTTGTGTCCTTTATCATGACGTTAGCAGATACATTCCTACTTCCTTTTCCCCATCTTTGAGAGAAGGAATTAACAACACTCTCAACACGTATAGCAGGTGTGTTTGGTGCAACGTGATTTTAGATATTCACCAGCAAACATCACATGCTGCCAATATGGAGTGTTAGCTGTTGCATGCTAACAAACTGAGCTTAACAAATATGTCTTCATTTAAACCTGTGATAAATTATTATTGGTCACTTTCAGGCAGCGGCAACAAGTTGTGATTCACTCTGAATCAAGACAGCCCAGTAAAACAGGCAACGGGCCCCATAGGGGCCCCAAATGCCACTTGTTCACCAATTGGACAGTTgggttttctgtttctttggaACTATCAAATATCAACTAATTTTTGACTGAATATATTCTGAACAGAATATTAATATGAAATAATTTCGCTCAGGGTGCGatgcacatttcttttaaagaagGTCATCTTTGTATTTAAAATCAACCAGACTCAAATTTACCCTGTGGAGCTTTTGATCACTTCTAGCAGCTACTATGGAGCAATGTTTTTATGAATGGGTCCTTGATTATGTTGTGCTAGCATGTGCACAATGCTCACACAGCATGTGTTCTTGTCGACACCATTCCACTGAGATGgtaacaaatgacaaatgtagTATTATTAGTAAAGGCAGGGAAGGAATATTAACACAAAATGTTGCCtatagaaatgttttttgaagaaagaaaggcaTTCAGTGAGTTTGCTATGCtttaaaatgcatgtgaaaCACACCAGTGTAAACTCCACATGGCATCTTTGACGAAATTCGTACCAAATCGACTCCAACCAGAGGAAGGGTCTCACAGATGAAGTGAGAATCCAGACATGAACtacaagggggggggggataaaatAACTCAAACATACAATACAGTCTGCACTACATTACAATGAAAACCTCCTGAGagtctgaacacaaacacaaatgcaatgGCACAAATTGTATTACAACGTGTTTCGTGATTGTGTCCGCCCTTACAAGGCTGCATAAGGGAATCAGATTCTGCTCTCCTATCAGGTCACGGTAAAGGTGGTTCGTAAAGGAAGACGTTTTTATGGCACTTCCCTCTGCAAAACCACTTATCTGTTAATGCCACCGTGTCTCTGAGTTTTCTGTTGCCAAGGAacccatgaagacaaaagaatgaAGATTTCTGTGGCTTAAAAATTAAATCATCATTGAAGGAGGAGAACTGATTTGGAATCAGATTTTTGGCCCCTTGTTCAGGATAATTTCCATGAGCCAGTGATCAATTTTGACTTTTCTAAACAACAACGGTGAACACTACCTCAACACCATATGAAGTCATTTATAATATTAAGCACAAGCATCAGAAGAAAATGTATCCTTTTCTAATGGGGGCATCCATCCACGTATTGTGCTGATTATGAAGCCATTTTGCCGGAGCCAGTCTTTCTCTCTAGACTTCCACTCTTTCCGTCTTCAGCGTCTTCGGACTTGTGCAGCATCAGGTTGACCACATGTCCCTCTTTCCCTGCATTCTTCTccctcagcagctgctgcagccccAGCTTCTGGCCCCATCTCCCCTGTCATCCCTCCCCCTGCTCAGACTGATGGTAGCCCCTGATCCCTCTGACGGCTGGCTCAGTACCAGAGGCTTCTGAGATTTTAGCTTGTGGGCCACCGTCATAAAAATAGCCTCGACGTGGTCACTGTTTCCTCCGCCATACTTTCTGTCTCCCTGACTATTTGGGTTCTTTGCAGACGTCTCAAACAGGGGCATGGAGTGGGAGTCGGCAAACTGTTGCGCCAGGTCTGTGCCCACCCGAATGGAGTCTTGGAGGTCGCACTTGTTTCCAACGAGGATCCTCGGCACCTCTGTGCCCAGTGCGTGCTGCTTGCACTCCTCAATCCAAGCTGGGAGGCTGCGGAAGCTGGCAGCGTTGGTAACATCGTAGACGAAGACAACGGCGTGCACGTTGCGGTAGTAGTGTTGCACCATGGACTTCCTGAAGCGCTCCTGACCTGCAGTGTCCCACAGCTGGATCTGTTGGGGAAATGGATCAAAGTCTCAAGCCAACCCTGAATTAAGCTTTTACCCCCCACGTCTATTCATTCTGTCTAAACCCAGTATTTCTAACTAATACATTAATACTATACATTAATATGAttagttttatattatttgttgAATTAGATTCTGGTGGTGGCTGCAAAGACTGTTTTGCAACTTGCAACTCCAAACATTCCCAATAACTCCAGAGCATTGCAAAGTcaaaatttatttcaaaaagacaGATGTAATAATGTTCGAAgttcacaacatgtttttatacAATGAAATAATCTGCTTCAGTCCATAGCGGTTGGCGTTTAGCTTTTCAAAGTCAACATTTTCGCTGTGTTCAAACTGGTGTTTGCTCTTCCACTTCCTCACACACCTGTGATATTAACGGGATGGTCTAACAGCACCACATATTACataatcacaacaacaaaaatctatTTCCACTGCTCAGTTTCCAGCCTGTAGTCAGGACCAGAAGAGTTTAACCTCCCTCACCTTCCCTGAAGTTGccaaacaataaatacaacattCTCTTTAGGCTTGAGAAGCTGCATCCATTAATTACTGACAATCAACCCCGTTTAGTCATCATGGGGATGACTACACAGCGCGTGACTATGGTTTTAGGAGGAGTTTTATCAGGTCTAAGACAACAACTGTGATGATCTCATCAGCGTGATCTCAGACTGCACTTGGACTAGGATTCAGCTGAAAGCCTGTGTTACAGACTGGACGGTGGAGGCTTTCACCAGACAGGGGAAGCCTTATTTCAGATGCATTATGGGTACTGTATGATCTggtgtttttggagcttgaGGGCTAAATTCAGGGTATCTCAAGATTTGCTAGATTtatctattctattttttaaattgtttctcTTGCAAGCCTGCCAGCTTTACTAAACACTAACTTGCTGGGACCCTGCCAGCTTTTATTTGCCTCCAG containing:
- the setd7 gene encoding histone-lysine N-methyltransferase SETD7 isoform X1; translation: MDSDDENVEESVEGPLDEDGQPHGFCTVTYSSSDRFEGHFSHGEKNGKGKFFFFDGSTLEGFYVDDALQGQGMYTYEDGGVLHGTYVDGELNGPAQEFDGEGRLVFKGQYKDNSRCGECWVYHPDGGCVFGEVNEDGEMTGESVAYIYPDGRTALYGSFVDGELIKARLATVSSSESGRPHFEVTPNSPVYSYDKSTSTCIATHTLLPDPYESQRAFVADSMIRGAGQGLFAKTDAESNTVMAFYNGVRITHTEVDSRDWALNGNTISLDEETVIDVPQPFDQMEKYCASLGHKANHSFTPNCKYDPFVHPRFGPIKCIRTLRAVQKDEELMVAYGYDHEPVGKNGPEAPDWYKQELEEFQQKQTASTGQ
- the zgc:113425 gene encoding uncharacterized protein zgc:113425 isoform X1, with the protein product MDRYRYFIFNQKSVLVLGILQIACAGLCVVCGFMDAVFRKDTPLSTTRTPVWGGLLMVSPGVLALFASQKKNSVLVSVMVVTAGLSCVAAVFVSGYSGLTLTYGEEDQEVFHHHHSPEVTFVLHRMVKGANATILLSCTISLVLSCLIAFVGCRSLPCCGCYDSRTGLETLVPQCDPGDTEMVCTWQAGGDDRLFNSPAQSTDCGKTEEEEGPSKVPPYSRLT
- the zgc:113425 gene encoding uncharacterized protein zgc:113425 isoform X2, which produces MDRYRYFIFNQKSVLVLGILQIACAGLCVVCGFMDAVFRKDTPLSTTRTPVWGGLLMVSPGVLALFASQKKNSVLVSVMVVTAGLSCVAAVFVSGYSGLTLTYGEEDQEVFHHHHSPEVTFVLHRMVKGANATILLSCTISLVLSCLIAFVGCRSLPCCGCYDSRTGLETLVPQCDPGDTEMVCTWQGGDDRLFNSPAQSTDCGKTEEEEGPSKVPPYSRLT
- the rab33ba gene encoding RAB33B, member RAS oncogene family a; amino-acid sequence: MAESGSSVEISGSLTSSTLPPPRTRIFKIIVIGDSGVGKTCLTYRFCAGKFPDKTEATIGVDFRERLVEIDGEKIKIQLWDTAGQERFRKSMVQHYYRNVHAVVFVYDVTNAASFRSLPAWIEECKQHALGTEVPRILVGNKCDLQDSIRVGTDLAQQFADSHSMPLFETSAKNPNSQGDRKYGGGNSDHVEAIFMTVAHKLKSQKPLVLSQPSEGSGATISLSRGRDDRGDGARSWGCSSC